A portion of the Deltaproteobacteria bacterium genome contains these proteins:
- a CDS encoding FAD-binding oxidoreductase encodes MPEQEPCQPNDAIVDRLDAALGTRHIQTDEDIMAPFLVDERRHYHGDALAVVSPADTGDVATVVRLCAAAGVAVVPQGGNTGLCGGATPLRDGPSVLLSLRRMREVRRIDRLGRSITVGAGATVAEVADAAAAAGLLFPLSFGAEASAQIGGALSTNAGGTAVLRYGSARALTLGLEVVLADGTVARLGGGLRKDNTGYDLKNLFVGSEGTLGVICEATLALFAPARQRATAM; translated from the coding sequence ATGCCAGAACAGGAACCTTGCCAGCCAAATGACGCCATAGTCGACCGGCTCGACGCTGCGCTGGGAACCCGCCACATCCAGACCGACGAGGACATCATGGCCCCCTTCCTCGTCGACGAGCGCCGGCACTACCACGGCGATGCCCTGGCGGTGGTCTCCCCGGCCGACACCGGAGACGTGGCGACGGTCGTGCGGCTCTGCGCCGCCGCCGGCGTGGCCGTCGTACCCCAAGGTGGCAACACGGGGCTCTGCGGGGGCGCCACCCCGCTGCGCGACGGGCCGTCGGTGCTGCTCAGCCTGCGACGCATGCGCGAGGTGCGCCGCATCGACCGTCTGGGGCGCAGCATCACGGTTGGCGCCGGAGCCACGGTGGCCGAGGTGGCAGACGCCGCGGCCGCCGCCGGGCTGCTGTTCCCGCTCAGCTTCGGCGCCGAAGCCAGCGCGCAGATCGGCGGCGCCCTGTCCACCAACGCCGGCGGGACGGCGGTGCTGCGCTACGGCAGCGCCCGCGCCCTCACCCTGGGCCTGGAGGTCGTGCTGGCCGACGGCACGGTGGCGCGCCTCGGCGGCGGCCTGCGCAAGGACAACACCGGCTACGACCTGAAGAACCTCTTCGTGGGCAGCGAGGGCACCCTCGGCGTGATCTGCGAGGCCACCCTGGCGCTGTTCGCGCCTGCCCGGCAGCGGGCAACCGCCATG